The Peptacetobacter hiranonis DNA window TATTTTTACATTCACCTGTAACTCTTTTAACTCTCTGCTCATCTCTCTACACCTCCATTCCTATTTGTTCAGCACTTAAAAACTTATCAATGAAATATGTCTGCCCTTTTCCTGTTATTTTAGTTGTCTTATTTATTTTCACATCTCCATTAGGCTTGTTTATAACTGTTTCTTTAATCTCCATAATTCCTAATTCCATACTTCTTTGAGTTGGTAGGTTATGGTCGCTTCCTTGTCTTTTTATCAAATATCCATTATCTCTTAGATATTGGAATAACCTTTTTTCTCCTGTCTTTACTCCATTTTGCTTTAACAGTTTTGCCAGCTCTCCAACTAATATTGATTGCTCTGATGATGCTACTGCGTCGGCAAAAAGTGCTTTAGGCTTCATTACCTTATTTTCAATCTCTAATCTATTTATATTGTTTTTGGCTATCAGTAAAGCACGTTCCATAATTTTCTCTGGACTGTTCCATGCTTTTTCAACTTGAATAAGATACTGTCTTATTCTTTTTCCTTCTGGTGTTCTCTGAATCATTGCAATCTCTTTTGCCATATCCAACTTTAGTAGGTGGTCTGTTATTTTTCTTACTCCTCCAAATGCTGTATCGTCTTGGACATTTTTGTCCATCACGCAGAAATCAATATTTTCCTCGAAATCATATTCAATCATTCTATCCATCCATTTTTTATATGGAGTAGCTACCTTTAATCTTTCATGTAATTCTCTACCACTTATTATTGTTTCGCTGTTTTCATCTGTTCTTATGTTTAATAATTCTTCTGTTGAAACTAACTCAACATTTTCTCTAGCTTCTGCCACTATTACAACTGGTTCTAAATTTGATACTGTCATTTTAATTTCCCTCCTTTTTATAACCATTTGGTTGTTTTGTGTTTAAAAAAATATCTTCTATCCTACACCCTAATATTTGAGATATTATAAAAGCCTCTTCTACTGTAAATTTGGTTATCCCATTTTCCTTTTTTACATATGTAGAAGGCTTCATATTTGCTTTATTTGCAAGGCTTTCTTGTGTAAATCCATTCCGAAGCCTTAATCTTTTTAATTTTTCATTTTTCAAAATTTGCACCTCCAATAACCATTTGGTTGATAAGTTTATTATAATACCATTTGGTTAGTTAGTCAACCATTTTTTATAATTTTTTTATAAAATTTGGTTGGTTTTATTCCATTTTTTACATTTTGGTTGTATAATTTAATTAAGTAATTTATATAGAAAAGTGGTGTTTTTATGGTAACTTTAGGTAGTAGATTGAAGGCTTTAAGGCAAGAAAAAGGACTTACACAAAAGGAAGTAGCAAAATTAATAGGTACTA harbors:
- a CDS encoding helix-turn-helix transcriptional regulator, yielding MKNEKLKRLRLRNGFTQESLANKANMKPSTYVKKENGITKFTVEEAFIISQILGCRIEDIFLNTKQPNGYKKEGN
- a CDS encoding phage antirepressor KilAC domain-containing protein, which codes for MTVSNLEPVVIVAEARENVELVSTEELLNIRTDENSETIISGRELHERLKVATPYKKWMDRMIEYDFEENIDFCVMDKNVQDDTAFGGVRKITDHLLKLDMAKEIAMIQRTPEGKRIRQYLIQVEKAWNSPEKIMERALLIAKNNINRLEIENKVMKPKALFADAVASSEQSILVGELAKLLKQNGVKTGEKRLFQYLRDNGYLIKRQGSDHNLPTQRSMELGIMEIKETVINKPNGDVKINKTTKITGKGQTYFIDKFLSAEQIGMEV